The Bacilli bacterium genome contains the following window.
GATATTTCCCTGCAGTTGTTTGATCAAGTTGACACATGTGGAGATTGTTCCACCGGTCGCCAACAGGTCATCGGCTATCAGCACGCGTTCACCGGGAAAAATCGCATCCCGGTGAACAGCAAGTTTGTCCTTGCCGTATTCCAGCTCATAAGCGGCTTCGACCACCTCGCCCGGCAGCTTCCCGCTTTTGCGGATGGGCACAAATCCAACGCCCAATGAATAGGCTAACGGCGCGCCAATCACAAAGCCTCTGGCTTCGGGCCCGGCGATTTTGTCAATCTTCATTCCGCGCAGCATCGCGGCCAAAT
Protein-coding sequences here:
- a CDS encoding adenine phosphoribosyltransferase, producing MKYESLIRVIEDFPQPGISFKDITTLLKNGAAYRQVIDDLAAMLRGMKIDKIAGPEARGFVIGAPLAYSLGVGFVPIRKSGKLPGEVVEAAYELEYGKDKLAVHRDAIFPGERVLIADDLLATGGTISTCVNLIKQLQGNIVGAAFLIELSHLNGRAKLPNTDIYTLIRY